One Marasmius oreades isolate 03SP1 chromosome 2, whole genome shotgun sequence DNA segment encodes these proteins:
- a CDS encoding uncharacterized protein (BUSCO:EOG09261X9E): MVSSHNESSSPKDSAKLTRDATKPKRRFVGSRSKGAAHSTSSSIPLIRNQIPLEILENPDLNEAIKALPSNYNLEIHKTIHHVLKNNATNIALQMPEGLQLYACLIADIVERFTSAICTILGDVTYGACCVDDYTAKALGCDMLVHYGHSCLIPTTETSIRTLYVFVEIAIDSDHLHHSIRRNFPCEREMFYDQLLSHAAEERQRRIPTGAPITTATPYLRIEGSSTSGDPEPEHHKSTDTTPTRLALVSTIQFVAALQRLKENLSSSFNTNGETPIAKEVALWKGAYAPTIPRSKPLSPGEILGCTAPRLEDVDALIYLGDGRFHLESIMIANPSIPAFRYDPYSKKLTRERYNHELMRLTRAGAIRKARSSIKTLLSAKESRSSGDKAMWGVILGTLGRQGSFRQLQAIMHQLSPIEAGEHLQESIERNTSCSCGHGSMSTQTQSDSTLTPLEAEASSSTCCRNRDQTQPSTIAHRIPFIPILLSELSPSKLSLFPPSIEVFVQTSCPRLSIDWGYAFELPSGAKGRPLLSPYEANLAVSTLTSENKGDYYEGGDPRWMREVDGDSGGVYPMDFYAAGTPWAISRVKGRFEAM; the protein is encoded by the exons ATGGTCTCATCGCATAACGAGTCTTCATCCCCGAAGGATTCCGCAAAATTAACACGCGATGCAACAAAGCCAAAACGTCGTTTCGTCGGCTCAAGATCCAAGGGTGCAGCCCACTCAACTTCGAGCAGTATTCCTCTCATCAGAAACCAAATTCCGCTTGAAATACTGGAAAATCCGGATTTGAATGAAGCTATCAAAGCA CTTCCGTCAAACTATAATCTTGAAATTCACAAAACAATACACCATGTACTGAAAAACAACGCTACAAATATCGCTCTTCAAATGCCCGAGGGACTGCAGCTCTATGCGTGTTTGATTGCTGATATCGTTGAGAG ATTCACCTCTGCAATATGTACAATTCTCGGAGATGTGACGTATGGCGCATGTTGTGTCGATGATTATACCGCAAAGGCGTTGGGTTGTGATATGTTGGTTCATTATGGCCATTCGTGTTTGA TCCCCACCACGGAAACCTCCATACGTACCCTCTACGTATTCGTCGAGATCGCCATCGATTCCGATCATTTGCATCACTCTATTCGACGGAATTTTCCTTGTGAGCGGGAG ATGTTCTACGATCAACTTCTATCCCATGCAGCAGAAGAACGTCAGCGCCGCATACCTACAGGGGCACCGATCACGACCGCTACTCCCTATTTGCGAATAGAAGGATCTTCCACTTCTGGTGACCCCGAGCCTGAACACCACAAAAGCACGGATACTACGCCGACGCGACTTGCTCTCGTGTCCACCATCCAATTTGTTGCCGCTCTTCAGAGGCTAAAGGAGAATCTGAGCTCGTCGTTTAATACAAACGGGGAAACACCCATAGCGAAGGAAGTTGCCTTGTGGAAAGGCGCCTACGCTCCAACTATACCGCGATCGAAACCTCTCTCTCCGGGTGAGATTCTTGGTTGTACTGCACCGCGGCTGGAGGATGTAGATGCGCTCATCTACTTGGGCGATGGCCGCTTCCATCTAGAATCAATCATGATTGCGAATCCTAGCATTCCTGCCTTTCGGTATGACCCTTATTCGAAGAAGTTAACAAGAGAGAG ATACAACCACGAGTTGATGCGACTGACTAGAGCAGGAGCGATTAGAAAAGCTCGGTCAAGTATAAAGACATTATTGTCAGCTAAAGAAAGCAGATCATCCGGCGACAAAGCTATGTGGGGTGTTATTTTGGGAACGTTAGGGAGGCAAGGTAGTTTCAGGCAGTTGCAG GCTATCATGCACCAACTATCTCCAATTGAGGCCGGCGAACATTTGCAGGAGTCAATCGAACGTAACACTTCATGTTCTTGTGGACATGGCTCGATGTCCACGCAAACACAGTCTGATTCCACCCTTACACCACTCGAAGCCGAAGCTTCAAGTTCTACGTGTTGCCGAAACAGAGATCAAACGCAGCCATCCACCATTGCGCACCGGATTCCCTTCATCCCGATTCTCCTCTCCGAATTATCACCCTCCAAGCTGTCATTATTCCCTCCATCCATTGAGGTTTTTGTGCAAACAAGCTGCCCGCGGTTGAGTATCGATTGGGGATACGCTTTTGAGTTGCCTAGTGGGGCGAAGGGAAGGCCGTTGCTGAGTCCGTACGAAGCAAACCTTGCCGTCTCGACTCTGACTTCGGAAAACAAGGGAGATTACTACGAAGGTGGTGACCCACGATGGATGCGCGAAGTTGATGGTGATAGTGGAGGGGTATACCCGATGGATTTCTATGCTGCTGGGACGCCTTGGGCAATTTCTAGGGTCAAAGGAAGGTTTGAGGCAATGTAA